The segment AGGGATAAGACTCGGCGACGTAACAAGGCAGACAGGTAACTTTGACGCCGACGTTCCTGAAGCGGGCGAACTTGAGTAGCACGTCGACGCCGGGCGCCAAGTCTTTGCCTTTCCACTGCACGTTGAGTCCCATGTGATCGACGATCAGGCGGAGGTTTGGATGGCGCTCGGCGATGACGGCGATTTTCTCCACCGCAAAGGGAGCGAAGACCATCACCGGAATATCGTACCGTTCGCAGCCGGCCCAAAACCAATTCCCGGTGCCGTCGTCGATAAACGAATCGGTGCCGCCGTGGCGAAAGCTGATGCGAAAGCCGAGCATGCCGAGCTGCTGGAGCCAGGTTGCCAATTTATTTTTACCCGCCGGATCGTTGAGCGGAAGTTTGCCCATGATGGCGAAGCGATCAGGATGTTTTTGCGCCGCTTCCAAAGCGTAGTCATTGCGGTAGCCTTCCCATGACGGCGGCACGAGGATCGCGCGATCGACGCCGGCACGAGCCATTTCGTCGAGTAGGCACTCGTAGGTTAGCGGCACCGGACGGTGCGGTTTTGACGCGTCGACGGTGATGTACTGCCGCTCGGGCGTTTCCGGTTTCCATATGTGAACTTGGGCGTCGATGATGGTCATGGCGGCTCCGGCTGCGCTATGGTTTTAAAGAGGGCAAGGCACGCCTTGCTCCTACAAAGGCCGATTCTGTTTTGCGTTCTATGCGGCCAATACTCCGTATCCGAGCAAGAGCCGGTCGCGACCGGCCCCTACGCGGAGGAAGAATTCAGTTTTTCTCCCACAAGTCTTCGAACTGTTTCACCGAGCCTGGCGAAAAGCCGGCATAGTGGTTGTTGAAGAAGGCATAAGTCTTCACACCTTTATCGGTGATCTTTTTTAGCTCCCTGACCCAGACCGACATCTCCGGAGTTTTATCTTCGATCAATTTGTCCCAACGCTGGGTTTTCGCTTCGATCGCTTTGCGGTCGCCGATGAAGCGCACGTAGGTAAAATCGCTAGTGACCAGGTCGAGGGCTTTCGCCAAGGTATCGATGGACGGCATCCAGGCTTGGGCGACCAGAGCGAAGGCGACTCGATGGTCGCGCAACAGTTCGAGGAAGTCCCAGCTGATCCAGTTCTTGTTGCGAATCTCCAAGGCGAATTTGAATTCCTTGGGCAGGGTTTTTAGAAACGGCACAAGCAGCTTCTCGAAGGGCGCGCGGGAGGGAAAAACGTTGCGATTGAAATAGGGGAATTGCAGCAGCAATGGGCCGAGGCGGTCGCCGAGGAGCGACATATTATTCAAAAACGTCGTGAACTCCTGTTGGCAGTCCTTGAGCACTTTCTGATGGGTGATAGTTCCCGGTATTTTCGCCGTGAAGATGAAACCTGGCGGGGTCTTTTCTCTCCAGTTGGCGACGACATGCGGCGACGGAATGCTGTAGTAGGTCGAGTCGATTTCGACAGCGGAAAATTTTTGGGAGTAGGCTTCGATGAATTGCCCCGGCTTCAAGTTGGGCGGGTAAAAGCTGCCAAGCCAGTCGCTGCTCGACCAACTCGAAGTGCCGACCAAAAGGTTCGCGGGAAAACTCATGACCTTTAATCACCATATCCAGGATCATCGGTCAATAGAAGTTTCCTTGACTTTGCGCCATCATCCGTCTACCTTTTTGGAAACATCAGTGTTTTCATCCCTTCCGTCAAGTATTCATGGACGCTTACGACAGTAAAACCGCCAGCAGCATCGTCGGCGTCAGCCTGCGCCAGCTGCAATATTGGGATGAGCGCGATTTCATCCGGCCGTCGGTGAAGTTGGCCGATGGACGCGGCACCAAGCGGCTCTATTCGTTTCACGATTTGATTTGTCTCAAAGTCATCAAAGATTTGGCACACCATGGCTTTGCGCTGCAAAAGATCCGGCGCTGCTTAAAGCCGCTCAAAGACAACTCGGCGCACACCCAGCGGCCCGCCGAGTCGCTGAAATATCTAACCGACGGCGAAGAGCTGTTCGTCATCACCAACGACCGGCGCAAGATTCTCGACGTCATGGAGCGCCAGTTCGTCGTCTCGTTGGGCATCGGCAGTCTGGTGCGCGAGCTCGACGGCCGAGTGAAACGGGTGGCGCTCGATTTGGGCCGCAAACGGTTACGTAAGATGGCCGACAAACGGAGCGGATCGGCATAAGAAAATGGACCCGACCAAAGTCACGCCGATGATGCAGCAGTATTTGCAAATCAAGGAGCGCTACCAAGACGCCATCCTGTTTTTTCGTCTCGGCGATTTTTACGAAATGTTTTTCGAAGACGCCCACACGGCGTCGAAGATTCTCGACATCGCGCTGACCTCGCGCCACAAGAGCGACGACGGCGGCGTGCCGCTGTGCGGCGTGCCCTATCATTCCGTCGAGCCTTATATTCAAAAATTATTGGACGCCGGCCACAAGGTTGCGGTCTGCGAGCAGGTCGAAGATCCGGCGTTAGCCAAGGGCGTCGTCAAACGCGAAGTGGTGCGCGTGATCACACCGGGCACGGTGACCGCGGTGGAAGCGCTCGATGCGCGGGGCAACAATTTTCTCGCCGCGGTGTCCAAGGGTAGTGAAAAATTCGGCCTGGCGCTGACTGACATTACCACCGGCGAGTTTCGCTTTACTGAAGTCGCCGACGAGCCGGCGCTGCTCGATGAATTGGGGCGCATTCGCCCCAGCGAAATTTTGCTGGGCCAGCGAGATGCTCGCTTGAGCGAGCGGCTCTACAAAGAATATCCATGGATTCATTTTAGCACCGTGGCCGACGAGTTGTTTTCCGATTCGGCCGGCGCGCGGGTCGTTGACGGCTCCAACGGCTACCCCGACGGCATTCACGCGGCGTCGGCGATCCTTGCTTACTTAGAAGGCAACGCGCCCGATTCCGTCAAGCTGTTGCGCGATCTCGAACCCTACGCGGTGGCCAATTATTTAGTCTTGGACGACGCCACGCGGTTGAATTTGGAGTTGGTCAGCAACTATCAAGGTGAGCGCAAAGGCTCGCTTCTGGCGCTGCTCGATCGCACCCAGACCGCGCTGGGCGCGCGCCGCTTGCGCCAATGGTTATTGTACCCGTTGCTCGACGAGCGGGCGATTCGTGAGCGCTACGACGGCGTCGAAGAATTGGTCGAAAGTTTTTCCCTGCGCCAGGATTTACGCCTCGGTTTAGAAAAAATTCAAGATCTTGAACGGCTTGCCGGTCGAGTCTTGTCGGGCACGGCGTCGCCCAAGGATTTAGTCGCGATCAAGCTGACGTTAAGCGGCGTCACCGCCCTGCGCGCTTCGCTGCAGGCGGTGGAAGGGGAAGTGCTCAGCCGCGCCCGCGCCGATTTGGCCGATTTGCCGGAAGTGACTGACCTGATCGAGCGGGCGATTGTCGACGAGCCGCCCTTCGCACTCAAAGATGGCGGCTATATCCGCGCCGGCTTCGACGCCGAGTTGGACGAGATCCGCGGCATCCGCGCCCACGCCAAAGATTGGATGGCGCAGTTCGAAGCTGGCGAGCGCAAGCGCACCGGCATTCATACGCTCAAGGTGCGCTACAACCGAGTGTTCGGTTACTACATCGAGGTCACCAGTTCGCATTTGAAGTCGGTGCCCGACGACTATCTGCGCAAGCAGACACTGGCCAACGGCGAGCGCTACATCACTCCCGAACTCAAAGAGTACGAAGCCAAGGTGCTCAACGCCGAGAGCTTGATGGAAAAGTTGGAGGCGGCGTTGCTCCTGCGGGTGCGCGCCCAAGTGGCGGCGCATTATCCGGCGCTCAAATCCATCGCCAATGCCGTGGCCGTGCTCGATGTCTTGGTGGCCCTGGCGGAAGTCGCCGAAGCGTTGCGTTTCATCCGGCCGCAGATCGATGCCACTGTCGGCTTGACGATCCGCGAGGGGCGCCATCCGGTGGTGGAGAACGCGGTGGGGCGGGGCGCCTTCGTCGCCAACGATTGCGCGATCGATCCCGATGAACAACAGCTGATTCTCCTAACCGGGCCGAACATGGCCGGCAAGTCGACCTACATGCGTCAAGTCGCGTTGATCGCGATTCTTGCCCAGATGGGCAGCTTCGTGCCCGCGGCGGAAGCGCGCATCGGCATCGTCGATCGCATCTTTACACGCATCGGCGCCGCCGACTCCTTGGCCCGCGGCGAGTCGACATTCATGGTGGAGATGAAAGAGACCGCGAATATTTTGCACCACGCGACGGCGCGCAGTTTGATTCTGCTCGACGAAGTGGGACGCGGCACCAGCACCTTCGACGGTATTTCGATCGCCTGGGCGGTGGCCGAGTCGCTGCACGACGCGCCGGCCCGGCCGCGCACGTTGTTCGCGACCCATTATCACGAGCTGACCGAGCTTTGCGAAACCAAAGAGCGCATCAAAAATTTCAATTTTGCGGTGAAGGAATGGCGCGGCGAAATTATTTTTCTCCGCAACTTGATCGCCGGCGCGGCTAGCCACAGCTACGGCATTCACGTCGCGCGTTTGGCCGGCATGCCTTCGGGCGTGATCGAACGGGCCAAGGAAATTCTCAGCCAGTTGGAAGGCAGCCAAAACGGCCGCGCCGAAGGATTTAGCGCGCGCTCGCAAATAAGCGGCGAACCCCCCATGCAGTTGGGACTTTTCAGCGCGGCGGAAAATTGCCTGCGCGATCGATTGAGCAACCTCGACGTGAACAGCCTGACACCTTTGGATGCGCTCAATCTGCTGCATCAACTTAGCGAGCAGGCGAAAAAATGATCGGATATCGAGTGGGAATTAGAATGAAAGTAAATGCAATGCCGCTTGCCGTGGGATTGTGCGCCGTTGTGTTGGCCGCACCCGGAACGCTCTACGCTCAGACGCAGAAAGGCGATGCGCCGCAAAGCGTCGAGCCGGAGCAGCGCGTGGCGCCCGCGCCTGCCAATGCGCCAAGCGATAAGGCGCGGGTCACCGGCGTGCGTTTCCTATCGTCGCCGGCCTACACCCGGGTGATGTTGGATCTGTCCCAGGAAGCCAAGTACGAAATTCGCCAGTTGAAAGAGGACGCCGCTAAGGGAGTGCCGCCGCGCATTTACATCGATATCGCCGGAGCGCGCTTGGCGCTGACGGCGAAAGAAGCGGTGCCGGTGGAGGATGGTCTGCTCAAGCAAATTCGCATCGGCCAGTATAGCGCCGATGTGGTGCGCGTGGTGCTCGACATGCAGAGTCTGCGCGGCCACAACGCATTCATTCTGCCAGATCCCTATCGCTTGGTCGTCGACTTGCAGGGCGTGCAGCCGGCCAAGACGCCGGCGGAAACCAAGCCAATAGAAGTTCCGGTCAAGAAGCCGGCGGTGAAACGGGGCGCGGCGAGCAAGGAAGACAAGAAGCCGGCACCGGCTGCGGCGGCGCCGAGCGGCATTCGCAAGATCGTCTTGGATCCCGGCCACGGCGGCAAAGATCCCGGCGCCATCGGCGTCGGCGGCAGCGCGGAAAAAGATATCGTCTTGGCCATCGCAAAAAAATTGGCCGCCAAATTGCAAAAAGAGCTGGGCGTTCAAGTGGTCTTGACGCGTAAGAGCGACCGCTTCGTCGCGCTGGAAAACCGCACCGCTATTGCCAACGCCGAGGACGCCGATTTATTCATTTCACTGCATATGAACGCCAGCGTCAACGGCGAGGCCCACGGCATTGAAACCTATTATCTCGACAACACCAGCGACGAGGCCGCGCTACGGCTCGCCGCGCGGGAAAACGGCACGTCGCGGAAAAACGTTTCCGATTTGCAATTCATCTTGAGTGATATGACTCAGAACATGAAGCTCGAGGATTCGATTTCTTTGGCCCACCGGCTGCAAAAGTCGGCGGTCAGCGGCATGGCCAAGCCGCTCGGCGAGGTGAAAGACCTCGGAGTCAAAAAGGCCTTGTTCTACGTGCTCGTCGGCGCGCGCATGCCGAGTGTGTTAGTGGAAATGGGCTTTGTCACCCATCGTAACGAAGGCCGAATCATGAGCCAAGCGAGCGCCCAGGACGTTATGGTCGAAGCGCTCATGCGCGGCATTCAAGAGTACGCGCAAGCTATTATGATCGCCCGGACACTATGAAAAATTATTATTTATGGATGCAGTAGCAATATCTCTCGCGTTGTTAAACGAAACACAGGTCGAGCCCGACTTGAAGGGCTTGGCCAAAAGCTACATCGGCCGCGGCCGCGCGGTGTTGTTCCAACGCCACCGCCAGGGGGCGGGTGGCCTGGAGGTGGCGGCGGCCTACGCCACGGTGATGGATCATTTGATCCGCCAACTGTTGGGCGCCGTCAGCGGCGATCTGTTGTTCCGTTTCTCCGGTGCGCGGCCGCGCTTCGCCATCGTCGCCCAGGGCGGTTACGGCAGGGGCGAGCTCAATCCTCGATCCGATATTGATTTGCTCATCTTGCATGAACGCAAAGTGACGCCGTTCGTCAAAACTCTCACCGAAAAACTGCTTTACACGCTGTACGATAGCGGCCTGCAAGTAGGCCACGCGACGCGTACCATCGCCGATTGCGTCAGCTTGGGCGCTAGCGACATGAAAATCCGCACGGCGTTGCTCGATGCGCGTTTCTTATGCGGTGATTTTTCCCTCTACGGCGAGTTCGAGAAGACCATCGAAGCCAAATTGCAGAAGAAGGGCATCGACCGTTTCGTGCGCGAGAAGCTCGACGAAAGCCGTCGGCGCCACGAAGATTACGGCGGCTCGGTCTTCCTGCTCGAACCCGAAGTCAAAGAAGGCGAAGGCGGTCTGCGCGATATCCAAACCGCCCAGTGGATCGCCCGCGCCAAGCTCAAGGCCAAGGATTTGGATAGCCTGGCGCTCAAGGGCCTGGTCAGCGCCGCCGACATCGCCAATCTCAAAGCGTCCCAGGAGTATTTGCTCCGAGTGCGTAACGAGCTACATTTCGTCACCGGCAAACATCAAGACCAGTTGACCTTCGAACATCAGGAGAACGTCAGCGTGGCGCTGGGCTACGAAGGCGAAGGCAGTTTGCGCGGCGTCGAAGTGTTCATGCGCGCCTATTATCTCCATGCGGCGCAGATCAGCCGGCTCTCGAGCCTGATCATCCACCGGGTCATCGATTGTGACAAGCCGCGGTTCGCCGATACGTTGGTATTCGGACGCACGTTGCGCGAAGGCGTGCGCATCTCGCGCGGTCATATCAATGTCACCAAGCCGGAAATTCTCCAATCGCGGCCGGAAAATTTGCTGAGCGTCTTTGACGACGCGCAAAAATATAACTGCGAGTTGACTCATGAGTCGCGCGAGCTGCTACGCCAATCCGCGGCGCGGATCGACGACGAGTTTCGCCGCTCGGCTTCGGCCAACGAGCCGTTCTTCAATATTCTCAAGTGGAAAGACGGCGTCTACAAGACGCTGTTGGAAATGCATCGTAGCGGCGTGCTCGGCGCGTTCATTCCCGAGTT is part of the Deltaproteobacteria bacterium genome and harbors:
- a CDS encoding amidohydrolase; translated protein: MTIIDAQVHIWKPETPERQYITVDASKPHRPVPLTYECLLDEMARAGVDRAILVPPSWEGYRNDYALEAAQKHPDRFAIMGKLPLNDPAGKNKLATWLQQLGMLGFRISFRHGGTDSFIDDGTGNWFWAGCERYDIPVMVFAPFAVEKIAVIAERHPNLRLIVDHMGLNVQWKGKDLAPGVDVLLKFARFRNVGVKVTCLPCYVAESYPYPTLHRQIRRVVDAFGPERIFWGTDLSQSPCTYRQNVTLFTEALDFLSNSDKEWIMGKALAAWLRWPLPSE
- a CDS encoding DUF72 domain-containing protein, which encodes MSFPANLLVGTSSWSSSDWLGSFYPPNLKPGQFIEAYSQKFSAVEIDSTYYSIPSPHVVANWREKTPPGFIFTAKIPGTITHQKVLKDCQQEFTTFLNNMSLLGDRLGPLLLQFPYFNRNVFPSRAPFEKLLVPFLKTLPKEFKFALEIRNKNWISWDFLELLRDHRVAFALVAQAWMPSIDTLAKALDLVTSDFTYVRFIGDRKAIEAKTQRWDKLIEDKTPEMSVWVRELKKITDKGVKTYAFFNNHYAGFSPGSVKQFEDLWEKN
- a CDS encoding MerR family transcriptional regulator; its protein translation is MDAYDSKTASSIVGVSLRQLQYWDERDFIRPSVKLADGRGTKRLYSFHDLICLKVIKDLAHHGFALQKIRRCLKPLKDNSAHTQRPAESLKYLTDGEELFVITNDRRKILDVMERQFVVSLGIGSLVRELDGRVKRVALDLGRKRLRKMADKRSGSA
- the mutS gene encoding DNA mismatch repair protein MutS → MDPTKVTPMMQQYLQIKERYQDAILFFRLGDFYEMFFEDAHTASKILDIALTSRHKSDDGGVPLCGVPYHSVEPYIQKLLDAGHKVAVCEQVEDPALAKGVVKREVVRVITPGTVTAVEALDARGNNFLAAVSKGSEKFGLALTDITTGEFRFTEVADEPALLDELGRIRPSEILLGQRDARLSERLYKEYPWIHFSTVADELFSDSAGARVVDGSNGYPDGIHAASAILAYLEGNAPDSVKLLRDLEPYAVANYLVLDDATRLNLELVSNYQGERKGSLLALLDRTQTALGARRLRQWLLYPLLDERAIRERYDGVEELVESFSLRQDLRLGLEKIQDLERLAGRVLSGTASPKDLVAIKLTLSGVTALRASLQAVEGEVLSRARADLADLPEVTDLIERAIVDEPPFALKDGGYIRAGFDAELDEIRGIRAHAKDWMAQFEAGERKRTGIHTLKVRYNRVFGYYIEVTSSHLKSVPDDYLRKQTLANGERYITPELKEYEAKVLNAESLMEKLEAALLLRVRAQVAAHYPALKSIANAVAVLDVLVALAEVAEALRFIRPQIDATVGLTIREGRHPVVENAVGRGAFVANDCAIDPDEQQLILLTGPNMAGKSTYMRQVALIAILAQMGSFVPAAEARIGIVDRIFTRIGAADSLARGESTFMVEMKETANILHHATARSLILLDEVGRGTSTFDGISIAWAVAESLHDAPARPRTLFATHYHELTELCETKERIKNFNFAVKEWRGEIIFLRNLIAGAASHSYGIHVARLAGMPSGVIERAKEILSQLEGSQNGRAEGFSARSQISGEPPMQLGLFSAAENCLRDRLSNLDVNSLTPLDALNLLHQLSEQAKK
- a CDS encoding N-acetylmuramoyl-L-alanine amidase; this translates as MIGYRVGIRMKVNAMPLAVGLCAVVLAAPGTLYAQTQKGDAPQSVEPEQRVAPAPANAPSDKARVTGVRFLSSPAYTRVMLDLSQEAKYEIRQLKEDAAKGVPPRIYIDIAGARLALTAKEAVPVEDGLLKQIRIGQYSADVVRVVLDMQSLRGHNAFILPDPYRLVVDLQGVQPAKTPAETKPIEVPVKKPAVKRGAASKEDKKPAPAAAAPSGIRKIVLDPGHGGKDPGAIGVGGSAEKDIVLAIAKKLAAKLQKELGVQVVLTRKSDRFVALENRTAIANAEDADLFISLHMNASVNGEAHGIETYYLDNTSDEAALRLAARENGTSRKNVSDLQFILSDMTQNMKLEDSISLAHRLQKSAVSGMAKPLGEVKDLGVKKALFYVLVGARMPSVLVEMGFVTHRNEGRIMSQASAQDVMVEALMRGIQEYAQAIMIARTL